The sequence below is a genomic window from Lolium perenne isolate Kyuss_39 chromosome 7, Kyuss_2.0, whole genome shotgun sequence.
CACTTAACTCCCTTGTCATGAAACAATCCATCTCATTTATAAGTGGCTGACTCTGGAATTTCCATCTGGTTAGTCCTTCCAGAAGATGGATAGTCAGGAGACATGGCTTGGAGTTTTCCATTTGTTGTCAAACCCATTTACGCTGGGAGTCATGGCTCGCCTCAAGTTGGTTTTGAACTTTGATGTGCCTAACCTCTttattatacatactttacagctTGATGATGGCTTGGAGTTTTCCTTCACTGATAAGAGGCGCTTTGCAAGAGTTCGGTTGTTTGATGATGTAGGTGCATCGCAAGTTATTGTAAATTATGTGGAAATACTTCCCCCTACCAATGCTGTACAGGTTTCCTCACTCAAGTATTGTTCGCAGCCTGAAACTGTACCCCCAATTTCTGAGCTAGGTCCAGATGCTCTCTTTGAGCCGATGTCTGTTGACAATTTTGTGGAATCACTGAGAAAGAAGAAGATTGGAATAAAAGCTCTTTTACTTGATCAGGTGATTGTTACCGAGTGGATAGAAGTTCTCGTCTCAATTAATTTTTCCTATGAAATGCATAATTAACTTCTTGTAATATTTTCTTATCATGATACTACCGTACTTGTGACATCTTGTTTTTTCAAATGAGCAGAGctttgtatcaggcattggtaatTGGATTGCAGATGAAGTGCTTTACCAGGTATTATTACAGAAAATTAGGCTGACATGAAATGCATCACTTGAACTTTAAACTTGTTATGAACCTGGAAACATATGGGCTGCCGACCAAGTTCTGGACACCTATCATTGATTGTTAGATGCCtcatggggggggggggcgggggggCTAGAGTACTAGACCGAGTTCTTTGTTATTCATTGCTTGAAACAACTAATAATTCAATAAAAGTACCAATAGCCATGACATGTACCTGAACCGATCTGGTCTTATCCCTAACAACTGTGGCTAACACGCCTTAGAGATAAAGCTGTTGCTGTTCGATAAATAGAACTACTGCATCGTCTGCACTTGTTGTGTTGCATTGTTGCTTGGCTGTGACAGAGTTCATGTATTCTTTGCAGTCGAGACTCCATCCATTACAGATTGCTTCAAGCCTAACAAGGGAGAGTTGTGAAGCACTACACCAAAGCATCCAAGAGGTTACTCTAACTTGACATTGTTTTGAGTAACTGTGTTGTATGTAGTCTCACAGAACACTCGTGTTTTGACCAACAAAACTGTTAGGTTGTGAAATATGCTGTCGATGTTGATGCTGATTCTGACCGCTTTCCCATTGAATGGTTGTTTCATCACCGCTGGGGCAAAAAGCCTGGTAAAGTTGATGGTGAGTTTATCCTCAACTTCCTTTTAGAGTTTTCTTGATTCCTGAATAAATTGGGCACCTGCTCTTTTTCGAAAAAATTGGTCACGCCTTTATTGCAGGAAGTACTAGAATATCAGTTGTCATGTTATGCGATCTCTTCACCATTGTTAGCTTTTCATTTTCCTTTGGATTTATCAAATTTCTGGTTATTGCAGGAAAGAAAATTGAATTCATAACAGCTGGTGGCAGGGTGAGCAGTATACCACTTTATTGCTATACCTTGTACCATCCTAAATCTATCTAACCCTCTGATTCGCCCTGTCTACAGACTACAGCGTATGTCCCACAACTGCAGAAGCTGACTGGAACCAAAGCGGTAGTGGCTGACCCAGGGCAAGTGAGCAACGATGGTGTCGCAAAGGAAGCAGGGgaagatggagatgatgatgatgatgatgatccgaaGCCAAGAAAGAGAGTAGCCGTATCCAGGGCTACCAGGGGAAAGCCTCCTTCCAGAAAAACTAACCCGGTGCAAGTGAGCGAGGATGGTGGCGCCAAGGAAGTCGGAgcagatggagatgatgatgatctgAAGCCAAGAAAGAGAGTGGCTACATCCAGAGCTGTCAAGGGACAACAAAACAAGGATGCCGCAAGTGCTCCCTCAAGGAAAACAGGGGAAATTGCTGGTGCCAAGAAGAAACCAAGCATTGAACATGGCAGCAAAAACAATGTCAAGACTGTTGAATCGGACGGAGCAGGTGCCACTGGCAacaatgatcatggcttagtcgAACCTAGCGTGGTTGTGCACAAGGTATCAGACCATGGCGTTGCAAGAACATCTTCAAGGAAGAAGACCAAGCCTGTCAAGTATCAGTAGGAAGGTGGATGAAATTCAGTGTTGTTTGGTTCCGCTGTCAAAATCAATTGGGTGTATATATGCTGCATGCATGCTTGATCTGCTGTCCAGTGGATATGTAGTTACTTAAAATCTTCAGAATCGCTTAACGTTGCATCTGTTTCCTGAACTACTGTTCTACTATCTGAAATCTTCGCAGTCACCTTGCAGTGTTACTGTACTATTTCATGGAAACTGACACGATCCTAGTATGATGCATGATCCTGTGGTGTGCTGCAAAGTGCAGCTACCCATGAATGGTTGGATCCAGATCCTTTTCATGGTAACATTTGGCATATGTCAGCACATTCTTTCCTTAAATGGTTTGTTTCTGTGCCATTTTACCTGGAATTTTTATGCCATTCAAGCCCATGATGATATCCCTCAAGCAATCATCTTAGCAGATTGCTAAAAACGAACGTACAATAATGGAGCCAAAACAAGATTGCACACAGGTAATAGAGCAAAACAAATGGCACAAGTCGAGCGAATATAGCATATATAATAGTCTCATCAACCAGGATAAGGAACATCTCACATAAAAGGAACAAACACCTTCCCCAGATACATAGCATCTCTGAAAAATCAAGTGCAAATTGTAATGAACTTGTGATCcactcaaaaaaagaaaaaccagcaCAGAATGTTGGTTCTGGACACCCTCTAGAACAGTTTCGGCTACCAGCTACAAAGGGGTTGCAGATCATCACTTCTACTCTTCCTTGATGGCACCCTTGTCGCTGACATAGATACCATCCAAGAACTTCCGGATATCCTTCTTCTTCACGTGGCATTTCTGTAGCAAGCAGAACAGATCGATCAATGATCCATTCACAAACTGTATAGTAAAACTATAGCATCCGGTCCAACAGTACATTGCATATATTTTCATTGTACAGTTGGTAGTCAAGTGAAACAAATCGCTGACCAAACAAGGGCAAATGGAAAAGAAAATGTGGAGCATAGAACTTATGATAAATGCCCTGTTGTTAGGTGGGGTGCGTAAATTACCAAAGGTGTGCAAACTTAAGCATGGTGGTGTGAACTGTTTAGCATATATGATCCAATACTGCATGATCCTTGTCAGGAGCATGATTCAGCATGCGTACATACAAACATACTCTTAGTGCAGAAAATCCAGTTGCGAGGACACTAACCTGGTTAATCAGAGCAGCAGAGCGAGAGACAAGTTCGATGTCATTGCCATCAAGGACAATCTCATCCTTGACCTTCTCGGACCTCAAGATCGTCACACCGTCAAGCATGTCAACTTTCCTGACCTGTTAACAGGTATAAACTCAGTACATGCAATACATAACTAGAGCAACAGATAAAATAACACAGGAGCATCCATCAAAGACTGAAATGGTCAAGCAATATCTGCCTCTCTAGAGCATGGCACACTCACATCACCCTAGGGCATAGGGGGGCATTACAGTGATGCTAGTGACCCCTGTATTCAAGTACTATCAGAATGTAATGATCTAAACATCTTAAATAAGGATGCAGCACTATCAATAAGTAATCACAACCCTAAATTGTGCACCAGTGCAAGAGATTCACATTTGATGAGTCTGTTCATACCATGATTCGCTAACAAGAGCACCATGACAGGTATAGCCACACAGCACATCACAAACACTAAATGGTAATGAACAGATATTTGCCTCTCTAGATCTACTACACtgaaatatgatgaatgcaacacTATCAGGCAACCAGCTTATAGCATACCATAAGTTCTCTGTTGCAGGTAAAATAAAAGCTATTTTCTATTCGCAGCGACAAACATCGCATGATATCCTTTCAAAAATCACTAATTACAGAGACACAGCAGACTGGATAACTGGGGACAGCAATTGTTTGGCCAAGTTACCTTCTTCTCTCCGAGGAAGTTCCTGATCTCGATGCCCTTGTTGCCGTTGTTGATGGAGGCGTTGATGGGGAAGTGAGCGTAGACGAAGCGCATCTTGTAGCGGAAGCCCTTGGTGACGCCGGTGATGAGGTTCTGGACGTGGGAGATGGCGGTGCGGATGGCGGCCATGGTGCGGCGGGTGCCGAACCAGGCGTCCACCTTGAGCTTCCGGCCGCCCTCCTGCAGCTGGAAGTCGAGGTTGAGGTGCTTGAAGTTGCGGGTCAGCGTCCCGCGGGGCCCCGTCACGGACACCATCTTCGCCGACACCTTCACCGTCACCTCCTCGGGGATCTCCATCGTCTCCGACGCCAGGATCGTCTTCATCTTGGGCGGACTTGGttgctcttcctcctcttcttctccggcggcggGTGGGGTGGGTGTTctgagcagcggcggcggcgggaggaggatgCGATCGCTATATAACTGGGGTTGCTAGGGTTTTGTCTCTGAGGGAGAGGGAATGGGGTGGTCCTGGGTTGGATATGGGCCTGAGTAGGCCCAGTGTTTTCTTTTCCAGCCCAGGTCATATTAGCTcattttttttctcaaaaaataTGTATAGCTTGTTCTAAAAAAATCGAAAACTGGAATTTTACTTCAAATTTCAACAAACCTTGAAAACGTATACCAATGCATATAGGTTTTTAGCTTGTAAAACTAATTTTATCAAAAAAAAAGTTCCTTCTATGATATAATAAAAACAAATGCCAGGAGCAAAATCAAGTTTGTTTCCCTTTTAGAGAGACAATTTTGTGATTTTGTGTAGGAATATAACGTAGTATGTAATGAAAAAAATGCACCTACGTAGGACATATCTGTGTGTGACCACCCAAaaattcatattttctaaaacctATTAAATATCATTTTGGAATTCTATTTTCAAAGCTTCGAGCTCCTACAAAGAGAGGAGCCAAAATGTTGCTCTCAACTCTTGACTAACACTTTGTAACAGAAAATATATTCGATTACCTTTTAATAATAGAAACATCAAGAAATGAACTGTGCAAACATACATCGTGCTATGATCGTGCCACAGACTGTGTTAACAAAGTTATCTCTTCTGGCGACCTCATAGGCAGAGCTAGGTGCAATGAGCAACAACCTTGATTTCTTGGCGATGGTTTAGCCCTTGTGGATGCACGGACGGTGTAGCTACCGAACCCTGGTGGGATATTGGTCGAAATCATGTAGGGTGAACAAAAGATATTAAAACGAGTTACTAGAAACTGGCTCCACTGTCAAACATTATTAGGTGTGTGTATGATGCATGCATGTGATATATAtaaaattcatctatgtgctttgTAGTTTATTGTGACATATTCCCTGATAATTGATTCATATAAGTGGACTTTTAATCCTGATTTAGAATAATTTGGGGGATTTTTCTAAAAGATCCCCTTTATTTGTATTATAACCCTACAGGGAAGAAAAAAACTTGTATTCGTACTTTTGACTTTCGGAGAACTTCGTAGACTCAAAAGGGCATGTGATTAGCCGGCCTTACCTCGGGGCAGCACTGGAGGGCGGCTGACCCGTGGGAGACAGGACGGAGATGCGGCGGAGCGGCCTGTTCCAGCGGAGGCTAGGAGCAGCGCTCGGGCAACTGGGTCAACGCGGGCGAGGGAATAATGCTCGTGTGTTTTGTCTCCCAGTTGGCTCGTGCGTGGTAAAGAAAGGACGAGGGCAGTCTTGGCATTTCTGAACATAATTGTCTAAACAGTTGGATCAATTGCTAAATAAGAGAATAATAGTGAAAAGGGGATTAAAATTGATAGAGATGAACAAGGGGGCTTATGTTGTCCCAACGCACCAACATGAGGGTTAAAATCAATTCTCCCCTTGAGATACTCGTCCGCCGCAAAGACGACGCGACATCGTCTGATTCGTCCTCCTTAaagacgatggtagcagcgggtcAACCATAACTTCTATGTGGACGCTCGGCAGTTTCGCCGCTGTAGCGCACGAACGCGCCgctgatggtgctccggtgatggcgccagatAATCTTCTTGGCAGTTGTTGTGCAAGcgattgggaaaccccaagaggaaggtgtgatgagcacagcagcaagtttttcctcagtacaaaaccaagatttaatcgatcagtaggagaacggagtgacttctgaaggtgttgctaggtgctagctgactagtggcaggacacactaccagcgtcagcaacaacgtggaacctgctgttgcggtcaaaacccaccggcgggcagcgacgggcaacacagtagagccgagaacaacttagggctgcggctggccctggtccctccgagcgacggcccgcaaagcctctggtacacacgtccgatgctgatgcaagggcgtgccacctgacctataccgtgtcaggaaggtgatggagatgcctcgcttagtttcctgcatggcatacacgtaaacattaaatacgagcctcgatcggctctcaggttatcctgtgaatcggctcaaggagccgttccacccatgattcgtacgaggtgcacgaatatatggtggtcctgcttgatcaagataaagctaaaacgatctacgacgatttagggttttcaccgcataatcggatcatcctactcacgattgggcctcgcggccacgcacggtgatcgtaagccgatcctagacaaggcctaaaaaccaacacgaggttgatcccggaacgtcctgtctaggactagcaaacgacaccctacgtgccgctggatcctccaaccctttgtaaggcctaactattgcagatattaaactaatccttgaggaacaaggagcaaccgtaacggatcggatctactaaataaagatcaagcggggtgccgcccccacacctaagataggtgtgagggcggctagatatgcaagggttgcactacgatagcatatgatacgaagaacaatgctaaccctaacatatctaagataactacgttgctcgccataaaaaaggcttcagtacgagcaacgcgtgaacaacatgaagcttgtgctgcctagatcgcaagatgcgatctaggcagcatgatgcttaccggtagaaaccctcgagacgaaggagttggcgatgcgccaggattgatttgtggttgaacgttggttgttgtttatttcataaaccctagatacatatttatagtccaggggactttctaatttagatgtgcacctaaccgtgcatgggtaaaactctatctaagatgcgatctactatattacagatatatgggcaatctagcccaaccttgcatataaggccgattcacgtatttcttccgcatataatctttaagcccatctggatcgcggcccacctctgacttggtcaaattctggtgataacacatgcccccctggttttggaattgataattccaaaatcactctgcttttcttcgtcgggtcatgtcatggcagagcagaaccgtcgcagcattcttcatcatgatgccctgccttctctacTATTCCgcatgatttgaccgttgtctttgggcaccgcctcctcggaaactgctgtggcattgaatttctactatagcccctttatttaaccgccctGAGCAATCTGCCACTTCATCACCTTGCTctgttccggccatcggcacccaaaaaacccccaatctcccatagccatgtcttcctcttcttcctcctccacctcgtcggtcttctctgactcctcctcatctcgcgagccgacgccggagtggggctcgctggcggcgcacgacattctcgccccaacgacgtgggacaaggaggaacacgattcttccatctggtctgaggatgacaaatccctgatcgatggagagggcgaccttcaattcctcgtcgaaggggaagaggaggcggagagcgaggacgaccgcttctcctgggacgatttctcctcctccgaggaagaggcggaggaggacgacgaagactccctcgaaggttacccaccagcgaagcgcctccgcacctggtgggacgacgacagcgatgacgacgatgaggaagatgaggctcccgtagaaggctacggaagctctgatgaggagcctctcagcagctgcgtcggaggcagcgacgaagagggcagcaacggcccctagattagggatcagtagtagtagttggctttttGCCCTCCtcttccctgagcaatcggctctttctttgtaagaaatccctctattaatgaagaaaatatcccTCCATTAATTTTGCTTccttgtcaactttgccgatcgtcgaaTGGAGTTGCCGTACAAAGAGCCGATAACAGAACATCGGCTCGCATTGCGAtctgaggccaagctgttgcttaaacacgcagtccaacaggcctcaataggcctaattctcgtccaaaccatcGGATTGAACTTCTTAGCAACCCACTAGGAGATTCGTCTCACACATCATGATTTCTGGTCGgctttgttattctgaagtcgatgcccgtgcatcggctgtatttgcatactgttatctccgtatgttttctcaagtcgatgtctgcgcgtcggctgtgatttgtttttttttttttactggccgattaaaatcggcccccatatcttactgcccatcatcccacatgcttaggaaatacttcttgaggtgttgaccattgacagctactgggaacttctcgccgtccaactcttccaacatgtatgcattacccttcaaggcctggacaactttgtacggaccgtgccaattaggagaccatttgccatatgccttgtccctggttcctaacggcaacacagcttcccatactagatcaccaacttgaaactcctttggtctaaccttcttattgtaggcacgagccaccctggctttgttctccttaatcttctccagtgaccaaagcctaagttctgttgcgtcctcaatagtgtcactcatcaaggctgcatattcttcaactgtcagatcattctgaaacgtgacacgtcttgatccagccgtaatttcccaaggtaatacggcttcctgtccatagacaagctggtacggctgatacgtctccgacgtatcgataatttcttatgttccatgccacattattgatgttatctacatgttttatgcacactttatatcatattcgtgcattttctggaactaacctattaacaagatgccgaagtgccgattctttgtttttgcattttggtttcagaaatcctagtaaggaaatattctcggaattggacgaaatcaaagcccaggggcctattttctcacgaagcttccagaagtccgaaggagagacgaagaggggccacggaggggccacaccatagggcggcgcggcccccccccttggccgcgcggccctgtggtgtggggcccccgtgccgcctcttgacctgcccttccgcctataaaaagtctccgtgacgaaacccccagtaccgagagccacgatacgaaaaaccttccagagacgccgccgccgccgatcccatctcgggggatccaggagatcgcctccggcaccctgccggagaggggaatcatctcccggaggactctacgccgccatggtcgcctccggtgtgatgtgtgagtagtctacccctggactatgggtccatagcgatgttggatggttgtcttctccccattgtgctatcattgtcggatcttgtgagctgcctaacatgatcaagatcatctatctgtaattctatatgttgcgtttgttgggatccgatgaatagagaatacttgttatgttgattatcaaagttatgctatgtgttgtttatgatcttgcatgctctccgttactagtagatgctctggccaagtagatgcttgtaactccaagagggagtacttatgctcgatagtgggttcatgcctgcattgacacctgggacagtgacagaaagttctaaggttgtgttgtgctgttgccactagggataaaacattagtgctatgttcaaggatgtagtcactagttacattacgcaccatacttaatgcaattgtctgttgttagcaacttaatactggagggggttcggatgataacctgaaggtggactttttaggcatagatgcagttggatgacggtctatgtactttgtcgtaatgcccaattaaatctcactatactcatcatgatatgtatgtgcatggtcatgctctctttatttgtcaattgcccaactgtaatttgttcacccaacatgctgttcgtcttatgggagagacacctctagtgaactgtggaccccggtccaattctctttactgaaatacaatctactgcaatacttgttctactgttttctgcaaacaatcatcttccacacaatacggttaactctttgttacagcaagccggtgagattgacaacctcactgtttcgttggggcaaagtactttggttgtgttgtgcaggttccacgttggcgccggaatcactggtgttgcgccgcactacatctcgccgccatcaaccttcaacgtgcttcttgactcctactggtccgattaaaccttggtttcttactgagggaaacttgccgctgtgcgcatcacaccttcctcttggggttcccaacggacgtgccaaccacacgcatcaagcaaatttctggcgccgttgccggggagatcaagacacgctgcaaggggagtctccacttctcaatctctttactttttttttgtcttgcttagttttatttactactttgtttgctgcactaaatcaaaatacaaaaaaaattagttgctagttttactttatttgctatcttgtttgctatatctaaaacacaaaaaaaaattagtttacttgcatttactttatctaatttgctttatttactgttgctaaaatggccaacgctaaaaacactaagttgtgtgacttcacaaccacaaataataatgatttcttatgcacacctattgctccacctgctactacagcagaattctttgaaattaaacctgctttactgaaacttgttatgcgagagcaattttctggtgttagttctgatgatgctgctgcccatcttaataattttgttgaattatgtgaaatgcaaaaacataaagatgtagatggtgatattattaaactaaaattgttccctttctcattaaaaggaagagctaaagattggttgctatctctgcctaagaatagtattgattcatggactaaatgcaaggatgcttttattggtagatattatccccctgctaaaattatatctttgaggagtagcataatgaattttaaacaattagatactgaacatgttgctcaagcttgggaaagaatgaaatctttggttaaaaattgcccaacccatggactgactacttggatgatcatccaaaccttctatgcaggactaaatttttcttcacggaatttattggattcagctgctggaggtacctttatgtccatcactcttggtgaagcaacaaagcttcttgataatatgatgatcaattactctgaatggcacacggaaagagctccacaaggtaagaaggtaaattctgtcgaagaaacctcttccttgagtgataagattgatgctattatgtctatgcttgtgaatgataggactaatattgatcctaataatgttccattagcttcattggttgcacaagaagaacatgttgatgtaaacttcattaaaaataataatttcaacaacaatgcttaccggaacaattctagtaacaactatagaccatatccttataataatggcaacggctatggtaattcttatgggaattcttacaacaataataggagtttaccccctggacttgaagccatgcttaaagaatttattagtacacaaactgcttttaacaaatctgttgaagaaaagcttgggaaaattgatatacttgcttctaaaatcgatagtcttgctgctgatgttgatcttttgaaatcaaaagttttgcctaatgagaatcatcataataaaattactactacagcaaatgccattcaagttagaattaatgagaatataagattaatggctgaactgcgtgctaggtgggatagagaagaaaatgaaaaactagctaaagaaaagaatatagctaaagtttggactattaccaccactagtaatgctaatgctacacatgttgctgcacctcctactcatactaataaaagaattggtgttagcaatgtttccacttctaatgcaaagcgcgaaaaaactGCACTAAagcgctaaaactgctgaaactgcctttgataaagctgctgaaattttttccaacattggggatgatgatcccattgctttagattataatggtttgaattttgatgattgccacatctctgaagttataaagttcttgcaaaaacttgctaaaagtcctaatgctagtgctataaatttggcttttacacatcatattacaaatgctcttataaaagctagagaagagaaactagagcgcgaagcctctattcctaaaaagctagaggatggttcagagcccatcattaagatgaagattaaagattttgattgtaatgctttatgtgatcttggtgcaagtatttctgttatgcctaagaaaatttataatatgcttgacttgccaccgctgaaaaattgttatttggatgttaatcttgctgatcattctacaaagaaacctttggggaaagttgataatgttcgcattaccgttaacaataaccttgtttccgttgattttgttgtcttggatattgaatgcaatgcatcttgtcccattatattgggaagaccttttcttcgaactgttggtgctgttattgatatgaaggaaggtaatataaaatatcaatttcctctcaagaaaggtatggaacacttccctagaaagagaatgaagttaccttttgattctattatgagaacaaattatgatgttgacacttcgtctcttgataatacttgatatacactttctgcgcctagctgaaaggc
It includes:
- the LOC127316817 gene encoding formamidopyrimidine-DNA glycosylase; this translates as MPELPEVEAARRALEAHCVGRRIARCAVADDPKVVLSDRVAFERAMVGRTIVAARRRGKNLWLQLDAPPFPSFQFGMAGAIYIKGVAVTKYKRSAVKSTDEWPSKYSKFFVELDDGLEFSFTDKRRFARVRLFDDPETVPPISELGPDALFEPMSVDNFVESLRKKKIGIKALLLDQSFVSGIGNWIADEVLYQSRLHPLQIASSLTRESCEALHQSIQEVVKYAVDVDADSDRFPIEWLFHHRWGKKPGKVDGKKIEFITAGGRTTAYVPQLQKLTGTKAVVADPGQVSNDGVAKEAGEDGDDDDDDDPKPRKRVAVSRATRGKPPSRKTNPVQVSEDGGAKEVGADGDDDDLKPRKRVATSRAVKGQQNKDAASAPSRKTGEIAGAKKKPSIEHGSKNNVKTVESDGAGATGNNDHGLVEPSVVVHKVSDHGVARTSSRKKTKPVKYQ
- the LOC127316819 gene encoding large ribosomal subunit protein uL6; this encodes MKTILASETMEIPEEVTVKVSAKMVSVTGPRGTLTRNFKHLNLDFQLQEGGRKLKVDAWFGTRRTMAAIRTAISHVQNLITGVTKGFRYKMRFVYAHFPINASINNGNKGIEIRNFLGEKKVRKVDMLDGVTILRSEKVKDEIVLDGNDIELVSRSAALINQKCHVKKKDIRKFLDGIYVSDKGAIKEE